Part of the Anopheles gambiae chromosome 3, idAnoGambNW_F1_1, whole genome shotgun sequence genome is shown below.
CTTCAAGCCAGCTTAGAGGCTTCCGTTAAGTCCGGAGCAAAGTTCGTTGTTTGTATTTTCGTTTCGCAAACTTCCcctaacacacacgcacacaaaatgtCTGACATTTGCGATTTTGAGTGGTCAAACAATCGGTACCGGCACAATCTCACCATCTCGGAGCTAAAGCTCGGCTTCAACCGGAacgaaccgaccgaccgaagcCGCGCTCTGATCGCCCTCAAAGAGCTGATCGGAGCGAGCCGCGATTACGCACTCAAGGACAAATCCTGCTTCCAGGACGACGAGTTCCTGTTCCGCTTCCTGTACGCGCGCAAATTCAACGTGAATGAAGCGTTCCAGCTCATCATCAACTATCACGCCTACCGGCAGCGCAACGCCGCCATCCTGCAGCGGCTCTCGGTGCTGGACGAGACGATACAGATCGCGCTGCGGGACGGGTTCCCGGGCGTGCTGCCGAACCGGGACCGGCGGGGCCGCAAGGTGCTGGTGTTCTTTACCGCCAACTGGGACTACGCGTCCTACTCCCTAGTCACCGTGTACCGGGCGATGCTGCTCACGGTCGAGAAGCTGCTCGAGGACAAGCAGAACCAGGCGAACGGGTTCATCGCGATCGTCGACTGGACCAACTTTACCTTCCGCCAGTCGTCCAACCTCAACCCGAAGGTGTTGAAGCTGATGATCGAGGGCCTGCAGGTTAGTTAGTGATTTGGACGCTTTTTTTCGGGTTTGACAGCGCCCTCTAacgggagaaaaaaacaatcccctTTTCCAAACCTCTTCCCTCCCTAGGACTGCTTCCCGGTACGGTTCAAGGCGATCCACTTCATCGGCCAACCGTGGTACGTCGAGGCCGCCCTAGCCGTCATCCGACCCTTCCTGAAGGAGAAGACGCGCGACCGGATAAAGCTGCACGGTAGCAACCTGTCCACGCTGCACGACTGCGTCGCCCGGGACATCCTACCGACGGAGCTGGGGGGCGAGGGACCAACGTTTAATCCACTCAACTGGTACCACGAGCTGCTCGAATCGAGCCAAACCGTCACCAAGCCGGCCCCCTCGTACTGCCTCAGCCAGACGCAGATCTACACCAAAACGCCCGCCCAGTTTGTGCCGGTCGTTGGCAAGGGCAAGGGTGCGGATCTTTCGCCCGCCCCGTCCCGCTCACCGTCGCCACCGTCCTCGCTTTCGGCCTCGAATGGGGCCGAGTTCCTGAAGGCTGCCACCAAGGCGGCCGCCGTCAAGATCGGTGTGCTGACGGCGAAAGCGAACGATCCGGCCACCAACACGCTGCTGGGCGTGACGGCCGGTGCCGGCGGTTGTGAGTTGTGACACCGCATCGAGAGGATGATGAAGCTGAGCTcgagccagcagcagcagcagcagcaacagcccaCTAAAGACTGGATCGTTACGGTGGCCAACGGTGGTCCGCACTGCGCTATGATGATCTCATACCGGGTACAGAAACGTTCGTGGTGGTGAAGGAACTGGTGAGAAATAGTCTGGCAGGTGTCTAGGAAACGGAGGGGCCTTATACTTGTAGAACTGATGAGGTTTTTAAGGCATGGAAGCAGTGTGTTCATCCAAGCAAGCTGTTCTTTCCTCATTGCGGCATGGAAGAAGCGGAAAGTTGTTTAGAATTCCGACAGATGGCGCTTCGTTGTTAAGTGTCAAGACataactctctttctctctttcgctcttttcCTCTATCGCTCTCTTTCCTTCAAAACAAAGTGTGCATGATCGTGGAGTATTGAAGACATTTCAAGGCGACTCTTCTGATGTGTGATATTAAACGAATGTGATTTAATTGACTGGAATTTCATACTCCAATCCAAAGTGAGTGTAAatatcaggtgggcttatggTGTTCTTCTGCACCAATACATCGACATACAATTAGACAGTTTGTTCAATAACAAAATCATCTCGCAGAAATGGTATGTGGTTTTACGAAGAAAGAAGCCAAAAAACTTGGATTAAAACGATGATCTGAATATTACTGGATTCCAACAAAACATTTGCTTCGCAAAGTCTGATATATAGGAAACAATTATTGAATTCGTTCAGCCAGAGCAAGTAAGGAGCAGTGTCGCAACCGTACCAAATCTAACTATCGAACCAGGTATTCTTTCTATTTTCGTTTTAAAACGTCAAATTGCACTGAATACGTTTGCTCACCTGATATATCAACTCACTTTGGCTCCAATCGTTCATGTATCTACGCCTACTTGTTGACATCTACATGGCCTAATATGTTCGGGATTTTGCATATTAAAATAGGGCCCAAACAGAAAGGCTCATTCTTGCACGTAACTCCAACACCAACCTGCAGACGTGAACGGCGCTTTAAATTGTCAACATTAGCTAAACCCTTGATATTGTTTCACTTCCCGCAAGCCCATTGTCATCTGGTGGATGCTTCAAGTTGTCCAGTGCGTGAGTCATCAACCCCCACCAACACTACCAACAGTACGACCTTCTGCGCTTCACCTGTCGTGCCGTTTCGCAGGTTCGCTCAAGCAGGCGTCTACGTCTTAAGCTGCACACTCGAAGCCCACGATGGTCAAGGTTAGTCCCCAATGCCACTGGGCTGGGCAGAAATCTCTGTCCCGCTTTTCGAAGTCACCACCGGCAAAACCCGGTTGGCCTTCTAGGGTAGGCCAGTGTCCGTACCCCCTTATTTAGATGGCGTGTCTTTAGCACGCCATGTCCAGCCGAGGGAGGACAATTTCcgctttggtgtgtgtgtgtgtgtgtgtgtgttattttgtttctccTCCCTGTCTCGGGCGCACAGTAATGCGGTCAGTAATGTGATACATGTGCAGACCGTACTGGTCGGTCGCGTAGTGTGCGTTTGCGCCGTTTTGTTTAGGGGAGAAAGGCTTCGCCGCTCGGGCTGGGGACATTGCAGCTGCAGTGCACAGGGGACGCTGCGTGACTTACTTACGTGTTCGGAAGGGGCACAAATTGAACCGTGGGGGGAAGTGTAATGAGGCCGAACAGTGAAATGAAGACTTTAATTAAGGCAAGCGAAAGGGGAAGAGGAAATTGTGCCTGCCTTTAACGGTCGGCAGCAGTCACTCTCCCTTACTTCCTTGAGTAAAAGACAAATTTCTAgaatttgcacacacacaaacactctcttTCGGGGTGTTATTaatatgtttcatccaactctCAGCGCAGAACGGTACATGTGAAGCCACACCACCATATGGCCTTGTGCGCGAGCCGGCCGGGTGCTTCATTAAACTGCACCAAACGCTGGTGACGTTGACGGTGGGGTGGCATGCATATTTTAATGCTCACCACCCAACCCACGTGCCCAATCGCGGTCATTTTGCGTGCATTCATTCGATACAGGTTCTGCGCGCCCGCGTTCTT
Proteins encoded:
- the LOC1277823 gene encoding clavesin-2, giving the protein MSDICDFEWSNNRYRHNLTISELKLGFNRNEPTDRSRALIALKELIGASRDYALKDKSCFQDDEFLFRFLYARKFNVNEAFQLIINYHAYRQRNAAILQRLSVLDETIQIALRDGFPGVLPNRDRRGRKVLVFFTANWDYASYSLVTVYRAMLLTVEKLLEDKQNQANGFIAIVDWTNFTFRQSSNLNPKVLKLMIEGLQDCFPVRFKAIHFIGQPWYVEAALAVIRPFLKEKTRDRIKLHGSNLSTLHDCVARDILPTELGGEGPTFNPLNWYHELLESSQTVTKPAPSYCLSQTQIYTKTPAQFVPVVGKGKGADLSPAPSRSPSPPSSLSASNGAEFLKAATKAAAVKIGVLTAKANDPATNTLLGVTAGAGGCEL